Part of the Capsicum annuum cultivar UCD-10X-F1 chromosome 12, UCD10Xv1.1, whole genome shotgun sequence genome is shown below.
NNNNNNNNNNNNNNNNNNNNNNNNNNNNNNNNNNNNNNNNNNNNNNNNNNNNNNNNNNNNNNNNNNNNNNNNNNNNNNNNNNNNNNNNNNNNNNNNNNNNNNNNNNNNNNNNNNNNNNNNNNNNNNNNNNNNNNNNNNNNNNNNNNNNNNNNNNNNNNNNNNNNNNNNNNNNNNNNNNNNNNNNNNNNNNNNNNNNNNNNNNNNNNNNNNNNNNNNNNNNNNNNNNNNNNNNNNNNNNNNNNNNNNNNNNNNNNNNNNNNNNNNNNNNNNNNNNNNNNNNNNNNNNNNNNNNNNNNNNNNNNNNNNNNNNNNNNNNNNNNNNNNNNNNNNNNNNNNNNNNNNNNNNNNNNNNNNNNNNNNNNNNNNNNNNNNNNNNNNNNNNNNNNNNNNNNNNNNNNNNNNNNNNNNNNNNNNNNNNNNNNNNNNNNNNNNNNNNNNNNNNNNNNNNNNNNNNNNNNNNNNNNNNNNNNNNNNNNNNNNNNNNNNNNNNNNNNNNNNNNNNNNNNNNNNNNNNNNNNNNNNNNNNNNNNNNNNNNNNNNNNNNNNNNNNNNNNNNNNNNNNNNNNNNNNNNNNNNNNNNNNNNNNNNNNNNNNNNNNNNNNNNNNNNNNNNNNNNNNNNNNNNNNNNNNNNNNNNNNNNNNNNNNNNNNNNNNNNNNNNNNNNNNNNNNNNNNNNNNNNNNNNNNNNNNNNNNNNNNNNNNNNNNNNNNNNNNNNNNNNNNNNNNNNNNNNNNNNNNNNNNNNNNNNNNNNNNNNNNNNNNNNNNNNNNNNNNNNNNNNNNNNNNNNNNNNNNNNNNNNNNNNNNNNNNNNNNNNNNNNNNNNNNNNNNNNNNNNNNNNNNNNNNNNNNNNNNNNNNNNNNNNNNNNNNNNNNNNNNNNNNNNNNNNNNNNNNNNNNNNNNNNNNNNNNNNNNNNNNNNNNNNNNNNNNNNNNNNNNNNNNNNNNNNNNNNNNNNNNNNNNNNNNNNNNNNNNNNNNNNNNNNNNNNNNNNNNNNNNNNNNNNNNNNNNNNNNNNNNNNNNNNNNNNNNNNNNNNNNNNNNNNNNNNNNNNNNNNNNNNNNNNNNNNNNNNNNNNNNNNNNNNNNNNNNNNNNNNNNNNNNNNNNNNNNNNNNNNNNNNNNNNNNNNNNNNNNNNNNNNNNNNNNNNNNNNNNNNNNNNNNNNNNNNNNNNNNNNNNNNNNNNNNNNNNNNNNNNNNNNNNNNNNNNNNNNNNNNNNNNNNNNNNNNNNNNNNNNNNNNNNNNNNNNNNNNNNNNNNNNNNNNNNNNNNNNNNNNNNNNNNNNNNNNNNNNNNNNNNNNNNNNNNNNNNNNNNNNNNNNNNNNNNNNNNNNNNNNNNNNNNNNNNNNNNNNNNNNNNNNNNNNNNNNNNNNNNNNNNNNNNNNNNNNNNNNNNNNNNNNNNNNNNNNNNNNNNNNNNNNNNNNNNNNNNNNNNNNNNNNNNNNNNNNNNNNNNNNNNNNNNNNNNNNNNNNNNNNNNNNNNNNNNTAAGTTTGGCCATAAATTTGGACACGGAATtttcatgtttttgaaataaaatatatatattgaaacgCTATACTAAAACAGCTATAAGGTTAAAGCTTGAACTGTTTTGTCTCTAATTTGAATAGTATAGAGGGAGTACTACTTTAATGTtgtgttatttattttccttattttttttaaaatagtattgTTGGTTGGTTCATTTTTTAGAATCATTAGATTGCATTACTgtcaattttccatttttgattGCTCAGAAATGTGATTATGTTTGTTTGTAGGATGGAAGATCAAATTGTGGAGGGGAGGGTCGTGGAGCATACTACTTTAggagaggaggaggaagaagatgaagacgAGGAGGGGGAAGTTAAAGAGAATAAGATAAGATGGATTGTTAACAAAGGATTGGGGTTGGGGAAGAAATTTATGATTACAGGTTTTGTAATCTCTTCCACGCCTGTGGTTCTTCCTCCACTTATTGTTATTTCAGCACTCGGGTTCGCAGTTTCGGTACCTTTTGGTCTTGCTTTTGCTGGTTATACTTGTACTGAGAAGCTTATGAACACGTTGCTTCCAAGGTCAGATCCACCTTCATTGTTGGAGTACGGGGAATTGTATGGAGATGTAGTGGAACATGATGAACAAGGAGGAGGGGGGGAAGGTCCTGGTTTTGTTGGAGAAGTGTTGATGGAAGAGGAGGAAATGAAGGAAATGGAGGATGCAAAAGAAGGGGTTGAAATGAGGATTGAGTTGGTGATAGAGGAGAGCGGTGGTTACGAGGGAGAACCTACTCTAGTTGAAGATGATAAAGTCTTCGAAATAGCAGAGGAAGAAAGAGAGATCAATGTAGATGAGGGTGGTAGAGAGGAAGGATATGAAGAAGATGCTGGTGTATACTTGGAAGGAGAGAATGAGGGACCAATTAGGGAGAAGATATTGGAAATCGAGCAAGGGGGAGATGCAGAAAATTGGGAagttgatgaaaaaaataagggAAGGGAGGATTTGGATTTGATGGCCACAGAATCCAGGGGAGAAAATGAGGGTGAAAAAAATGTTACTTTACCACCAAGTCTGCCAGAGGGGAATTTGGTTGAAGTATATGTAGGAGATGCAGTGAAGGAAGATAGCCACACCTTAGAGAGTTCAGGTGGACTTGG
Proteins encoded:
- the LOC107850535 gene encoding cylicin-2 isoform X2 — encoded protein: MEDQIVEGRVVEHTTLGEEEEEDEDEEGEVKENKIRWIVNKGLGLGKKFMITGFVISSTPVVLPPLIVISALGFAVSVPFGLAFAGYTCTEKLMNTLLPRSDPPSLLEYGELYGDVVEHDEQGGGGEGPGFVGEVLMEEEEMKEMEDAKEGVEMRIELVIEESGGYEGEPTLVEDDKVFEIAEEEREINVDEGGREEGYEEDAGVYLEGENEGPIREKILEIEQGGDAENWEVDEKNKGREDLDLMATESRGENEGEKNVTLPPSLPEGNLVEVYVGDAVKEDSHTLESSGGLGGNVDGRVARPEVVEKPLESKDDKVDSLVRQLQGTKIEKGPEVASKEKEIIEVTDKPNARKSSTKHHKKKKANDGKNVTISEKGEGFSNKQQEDTDAKMMEEEEEMRDEVNMKQEEKHLPVKRETKERRDEANQSSVATKANKEAEMDKTLAGKKDARNGKDVGQAANSTKDPKVATNGKHVVKDASRQLEGKDNLVAAEAVQGKAPDVHGNFPSGRIGTTDQKKNANASGVNQVFVRAGIPEAKHAK